The window GGTACACGGGTACTAATATAGCCATCCAGGGGTTTGGAAGAATAAAAAAACCTGGAGCAACTCCTGCCACGGGTGATGACGTTCCGTCACCAGAAAGTGGAACGAATCCAAGATTATATCAAAATGAATTGACAATAGATGCTGCTAACCAAACTAAGTTAATTCAGAGCGTTACGGTTGCGAAAACTGCTGGAACCGGGCTGCCTAATGTTTTTGCTTTTTCTGTTGATGCATATTCTACTTGTGCACCTCCAGTATTGCAACCTGCAACAAATATTACAGCAAACGGAGTGACTCTTAACTGGGCAGCTTCATCAAGCTCGCAAGCTTCTACTTATGGAGTTTATTACAGTACAAGCTCTACTGCGGCGCCAACTTCTACGACGGCTCCTATGATAAATAATATTTCGGGTGTATCTACCCCCGTTTCATCATTGTCGTCAAATACAACGTATTATTATTGGGTAAGAACAAATTGTGGTGGAGCAACTTCAGAGAGTTTTTGGTCATTTGCAGGTAATTTTAAAACCGCTTGTGGTCCTATGACAACAATGACTGAGAATTTCGATTCTTATGCTGCAGGAACTACACTAGCTGATTGCTGGGTTAGGCTTGTAAATTCTACCGGAACACTTTCAATAAGTTCTACGACTCCGGCATCAGGAACAAGAAATATGTATCAATATAGTACTGCAAGCCAGAACCCTACTGTTGCTGTATTGCCAGAATTTAGTAATGTGAATGCCGGAACTCATTGGTTGAGATTTAATGCGAGAGTGAGTGCAGCTACCGGAACATTGAATGTAGGATATGTTACCAATCCTTCTGATGCAAGTACTTTCGTCTTGATACAGGCTCTAAGTATTTCAAATACAAATTATACAAGCTTAAATCCTGAATATACAGTTGCGATTCCTTCTACGGTTCCTGCAAATGCAAGATTGGCGATTAAAAATACGGCCGATGGGAAAAGCTATTATTGGGATGATGTGAATTGGGAAGCGATTCCTAGCTGTTTTCAGCCAACTAATGTAACTGTTACTTCAATTGAGTCGAATAATGTTACTTTGAACTGGACGGCTCCTTCTTCAGCACCTTCATCAGGATATGAGTATTATTATTCTACAACCAGCACTGTGCCTACTGCTGCGACAATAGCTTCGGGAACTTCTGCTGCAGGTTCTACATCAAAAATAGTTTCTGGGCTTGCTTCAAATACAGTTTATTATATTTGGATGCGTTCTGCATGTAGTACTACAGAGAAAAGTGTATGGAGCTATCAGGCAAATTTCCAGACTTTATGTTCTCCGGTAGCTTCATTATTCGAAAATTTTGATTCTTATGGAACCGGAAATACTCTTCCTGATTGCTGGGTAAGATTAGCAGGTACGGGAAGTTTGAGTATTAATGCTTCAACTCCTGCTTCCGGTACAAGACATATATATCAGTATACATCTGCTACTTCAACACCTTCTATAGCCGTTTTACCTAGTTTTTCTAATGTAAATTCAGGTAATTATAGGTTGAGATTTAAAGCAAGAACAACAAGTTCAGCAGGTGGAACATTAAATGTAGGATATGTTACCAATGTGGCAGACGCTTCTACGTTTGTTTTAATAGAAGCTTTATCAATTACCAATACAAGCTACACAGCTGCTAATGCAGAATATACGGTAAATATTCCGGCAACTGTACCCGCAAACGCAAGATTAGCAATACGTACTTTAAGTGATGCTAAAACTTACTATTGGGATGATCTTAATTGGGAAGATTTGAATGCTCTGGGAACTTCTGAAGTTTCTAAAGAAAATAAAATTACCGTTTATCCCAATCCGTTCAGCGATGTATTGTTTATTTCTAATGTAGAAAATGTAAAAACAATTAAAGTGAGCGATCTTACAGGAAGAGTAGTGAGAGTTATTGAAAAACCTTCTAAGGAAATCAATTTAAGCTCATTAAATTCTGGACTTTATTTAATTACAATGTCTTTTAAAGACGGTTCTCAAAATACGGTGAAAGCCATTAAAAAGTAAATTATTTTTGAATTATTTTTTTTCAACAGTCTTACATTTTTTTTGTAAGGCTGTTTTTATTTTCGGTAGATTTTAATTTAATTAAGTCTTTTATTTTTAAATTTGATAAAAATTTAACAATGCAAATTCCTGCACAATCGGTAGAAGATTATCTGTCTAAAATTCCTGAAGAAAGACAGGAGGTTTTCAAAAAGTTGTTCGATACCGTTAATGATAATGTACCTCAAGGTTTTAAAACTGGCGTTAGTTACGGAATGGTTGGCTGGAATGTTCCTTTAGAAACTTTCCCTGCAGGGTATCATTGTACACCAGGATTGCCGCTACCTTTCATGAGTTTGGCTTCTCAGAAAAATTTTATCGCTTTGTATCACATGGGGATGTATGCAAAACCTGAACTATTAGATTGGTTTGTGGCAGAATTTCCCAAGCATTCAAAAAGAAAGCTGGATATGGGGAAATCTTGCA is drawn from Chryseobacterium muglaense and contains these coding sequences:
- a CDS encoding T9SS type A sorting domain-containing protein, whose translation is MKRNQSALMFAVLGIFTSSLAFSQNYQTMPITSGLNADVIANGVGSSSVTTNNDVDGVSYAFVARDFQLTASSTPITYGMPVNGTINSVVATTPGLSYQLGSLSANNSLRLAAVNDSGILTFTSPKAATKLYMLSTSGSGGSTVSVTVNFSDGTSQQFTGISVADWYTGTNIAIQGFGRIKKPGATPATGDDVPSPESGTNPRLYQNELTIDAANQTKLIQSVTVAKTAGTGLPNVFAFSVDAYSTCAPPVLQPATNITANGVTLNWAASSSSQASTYGVYYSTSSTAAPTSTTAPMINNISGVSTPVSSLSSNTTYYYWVRTNCGGATSESFWSFAGNFKTACGPMTTMTENFDSYAAGTTLADCWVRLVNSTGTLSISSTTPASGTRNMYQYSTASQNPTVAVLPEFSNVNAGTHWLRFNARVSAATGTLNVGYVTNPSDASTFVLIQALSISNTNYTSLNPEYTVAIPSTVPANARLAIKNTADGKSYYWDDVNWEAIPSCFQPTNVTVTSIESNNVTLNWTAPSSAPSSGYEYYYSTTSTVPTAATIASGTSAAGSTSKIVSGLASNTVYYIWMRSACSTTEKSVWSYQANFQTLCSPVASLFENFDSYGTGNTLPDCWVRLAGTGSLSINASTPASGTRHIYQYTSATSTPSIAVLPSFSNVNSGNYRLRFKARTTSSAGGTLNVGYVTNVADASTFVLIEALSITNTSYTAANAEYTVNIPATVPANARLAIRTLSDAKTYYWDDLNWEDLNALGTSEVSKENKITVYPNPFSDVLFISNVENVKTIKVSDLTGRVVRVIEKPSKEINLSSLNSGLYLITMSFKDGSQNTVKAIKK
- a CDS encoding DUF1801 domain-containing protein; translated protein: MQIPAQSVEDYLSKIPEERQEVFKKLFDTVNDNVPQGFKTGVSYGMVGWNVPLETFPAGYHCTPGLPLPFMSLASQKNFIALYHMGMYAKPELLDWFVAEFPKHSKRKLDMGKSCIRFKKMDEIPFELIAELSKKMTVDEWINIYESNLKK